From Rhodovastum atsumiense, a single genomic window includes:
- a CDS encoding lysine-2,3-aminomutase-like protein codes for MPDGSPPSRARTLRDPDALAQAGLVDDPPALTAVARRYAIAITPTMRALIERPDDPIGRQFVPDPSELAAAPYENPDPIADDALSPVKGIVHRYPDRALLKPLLVCPVYCRFCFRREHVGPDGGLLTEAELDAAYAWLSAHTAIREVILSGGDPLMLSPRRLGDILARLSAIPHVEMLRIHSRVPVADPARVSAALADALETETPLWLVVHANHAREFTDAARAALRLVQARGVPVLGQSVLLRGVNDSPEALEALFRAMLRARVKPYYLHQLDPAPGTARFRVPIAEGQRLLAALRGRVTGLAWPTYVLDIPGGHGKVPIGPGYLEGDAVRDPWGEQHPL; via the coding sequence ATGCCGGACGGCAGCCCCCCTTCCCGCGCGCGCACGCTGCGCGACCCCGACGCCCTGGCCCAGGCCGGGCTCGTGGACGACCCCCCCGCACTGACGGCGGTGGCCCGACGCTATGCCATCGCCATCACCCCGACGATGCGCGCCCTGATCGAACGGCCGGACGACCCGATCGGCCGGCAATTCGTGCCCGACCCGTCCGAGCTGGCGGCCGCGCCGTACGAAAATCCCGACCCGATCGCCGATGACGCGCTGAGCCCGGTGAAGGGCATCGTGCATCGCTATCCCGACCGGGCGCTGCTGAAGCCGCTGCTGGTCTGCCCCGTCTATTGCCGCTTCTGCTTCCGCCGCGAGCATGTCGGCCCGGATGGCGGGCTGCTGACCGAGGCGGAGCTGGACGCCGCCTATGCCTGGCTCTCCGCCCACACGGCGATCCGGGAAGTGATCCTCTCCGGCGGCGATCCGCTGATGCTCTCGCCGCGGCGGCTGGGGGACATCCTGGCGCGGCTGTCCGCGATCCCGCATGTGGAGATGCTGCGCATCCACAGCCGCGTGCCGGTGGCCGATCCGGCGCGGGTGAGCGCGGCACTGGCCGATGCGCTGGAAACCGAAACGCCGCTCTGGCTGGTGGTGCACGCCAACCACGCCCGGGAATTCACCGACGCGGCGCGCGCGGCGCTGCGGCTGGTGCAGGCGCGCGGTGTGCCGGTGCTGGGGCAATCGGTGCTGCTGCGCGGCGTCAACGACTCGCCGGAGGCGCTGGAGGCGCTGTTCCGGGCGATGCTGCGGGCGCGGGTGAAGCCCTATTACCTGCACCAGCTCGATCCCGCCCCCGGCACGGCGCGCTTCCGCGTGCCGATCGCGGAGGGACAGCGCCTGCTTGCGGCCTTGCGCGGGCGCGTCACCGGGCTCGCCTGGCCGACCTACGTGCTGGATATCCCTGGCGGGCACGGCAAGGTGCCGATCGGGCCGGGTTATCTGGAGGGCGATGCCGTGCGCGACCCCTGGGGCGAGCAGCACCCGCTGTGA
- the epmA gene encoding EF-P lysine aminoacylase EpmA, whose translation MPQPSWHPESLAARLPFLHRRARLAAAVRAFFTARGYLEVETPYAVTAPGEEVHLAPFATERIAPDGTRERLFLHTSPEFAMKKLLVGGAGPIFQLARVWRNGEGSDLHAPEFTMLEWYRPGAGMDALIAETHDLLRAVLPPVVECLGVRTTIGTIERLTVAEAFARHVSADVLATAGDAPALAAQAGVALRPGEDWEDLFFRLLLERIEPRLGRDRPTFLTHWPAAQAALARRDPADPRVAERFELFVCGIELANAFVELTDADEQRARFETDRQRRAALYGDVGWPMDEAFLGALAHGLPSCAGIALGFDRLAMIASGAARIGQVSWLP comes from the coding sequence ATGCCGCAACCATCCTGGCACCCCGAGTCGCTTGCCGCACGCCTGCCTTTCCTGCACCGCAGGGCAAGGTTGGCCGCCGCCGTGCGCGCCTTCTTCACCGCGCGCGGCTATCTGGAAGTGGAAACGCCCTATGCCGTGACCGCCCCGGGCGAGGAGGTCCACCTCGCGCCCTTCGCCACCGAGCGCATCGCCCCCGATGGCACGCGCGAGCGGCTGTTCCTGCACACCAGCCCCGAATTCGCGATGAAGAAGCTGCTGGTGGGCGGCGCGGGGCCGATCTTCCAGCTCGCCCGGGTCTGGCGCAACGGCGAGGGCAGCGACCTGCATGCGCCCGAGTTCACCATGCTCGAATGGTACCGTCCCGGCGCCGGCATGGACGCGCTGATCGCCGAGACGCACGACTTGCTGCGCGCGGTGCTGCCGCCGGTGGTGGAATGCCTTGGTGTGCGCACGACGATCGGGACCATCGAGCGGCTGACCGTGGCGGAGGCCTTCGCCCGCCATGTCAGCGCCGATGTGCTGGCCACCGCGGGGGACGCGCCGGCGCTGGCGGCGCAGGCCGGGGTCGCCCTGCGCCCCGGCGAGGACTGGGAAGACCTGTTCTTCCGCCTGTTGCTCGAACGCATCGAGCCGCGTCTCGGTCGCGACCGCCCGACTTTCCTGACGCATTGGCCGGCGGCGCAGGCGGCGCTGGCGCGGCGCGATCCGGCGGATCCGCGCGTCGCCGAACGATTCGAGCTGTTCGTCTGCGGCATCGAGCTGGCCAATGCCTTCGTCGAATTGACGGACGCCGACGAGCAGCGGGCGCGTTTCGAGACCGACCGGCAGCGGCGGGCGGCGCTGTACGGCGATGTCGGGTGGCCGATGGACGAGGCCTTCCTGGGCGCGCTGGCGCATGGCCTGCCCTCTTGCGCGGGAATCGCGCTGGGCTTCGACCGGCTGGCCATGATTGCATCGGGCGCAGCCCGGATCGGGCAGGTGTCGTGGCTGCCGTGA
- the pal gene encoding peptidoglycan-associated lipoprotein Pal — protein MRRIWLVLAATAMLAACTSGSDTGNSAGSGASTAGNGGPLGGYGSTGVGSSSLNGPGGAGALAEGVPDRVLFDTDRSTLNSEAQAVLSRQAAWLQQNPRVAVQIAGNCDERGTQEYNLALGQRRAIAARDFLVSHGVQASRLSTISYGKDRPVALGSTPDAWAQNRNAIASTH, from the coding sequence ATGCGTCGTATCTGGCTTGTTCTTGCCGCCACCGCCATGCTCGCGGCGTGCACTTCCGGTAGCGACACCGGCAACAGCGCCGGCAGCGGCGCCAGCACCGCCGGCAACGGTGGGCCGCTCGGAGGCTACGGCAGCACGGGCGTCGGCAGCTCGTCCCTGAACGGCCCGGGTGGCGCCGGCGCGCTCGCCGAGGGCGTGCCTGACCGCGTGCTGTTCGATACCGACCGCTCCACGCTCAACTCGGAGGCCCAGGCGGTCCTGTCGCGCCAGGCCGCCTGGCTGCAGCAGAATCCGCGTGTCGCCGTGCAGATCGCCGGCAACTGCGATGAACGCGGCACCCAGGAATACAACCTCGCCCTCGGCCAGCGCCGCGCCATCGCCGCGCGCGACTTCCTGGTCTCCCATGGCGTGCAGGCCAGCCGGCTGAGCACGATCAGCTACGGCAAGGACCGCCCGGTGGCGCTCGGCTCGACCCCGGATGCCTGGGCGCAGAACCGCAACGCGATCGCCTCGACTCACTGA
- the ada gene encoding bifunctional DNA-binding transcriptional regulator/O6-methylguanine-DNA methyltransferase Ada: MSTIDDARWDLVRRRETAPDFLYAVTTMGIYCRPGCPSPRPRREHVRFFADVPAAEAAGFRPCRRCDPKGERAALAQAVVRDACAFMETADTMPSLERLATRAGYSRFHFLRLFKEHTGLTPRSYAEGVRARRLQAALGEGARVADAVAEAGFGSESRVYEDPGRLLGMTPGAARRGGAGETIRTAFADCPFGRLLVGATDRGVCFLGFAEPDEALMGDLRRRFPRARVVADDAGLATTLRAVLDFLDEPRAALDLPLDLRGTAFQVRVWEALRRIPPGQTRSYSEIAAMAGAPAAVRAVARSCAVNPVSLAVPCHRAIGADGALTGYRWGIPRKRALLARERDLAGKS, encoded by the coding sequence ATGAGCACCATCGATGACGCCCGCTGGGACCTGGTCCGCCGCCGCGAGACGGCGCCGGATTTCCTGTACGCCGTCACCACCATGGGGATCTATTGCCGGCCCGGCTGCCCGAGTCCGCGGCCGCGGCGCGAGCACGTGCGCTTCTTCGCCGACGTGCCCGCCGCCGAGGCCGCCGGCTTCCGCCCCTGCCGCCGCTGCGATCCCAAAGGCGAGCGCGCCGCGCTGGCGCAGGCGGTGGTGCGCGACGCCTGCGCCTTCATGGAGACGGCGGACACCATGCCCTCGCTCGAGCGACTCGCGACGCGCGCCGGGTATTCCCGCTTCCACTTCCTGCGCCTCTTCAAGGAGCACACCGGGCTGACGCCGCGCAGCTATGCCGAGGGCGTGCGGGCCCGGCGCCTGCAGGCGGCGCTGGGCGAGGGGGCCCGGGTCGCCGACGCCGTGGCGGAGGCCGGATTCGGCTCCGAGTCGCGGGTCTACGAGGATCCGGGCCGGTTGCTGGGCATGACTCCGGGGGCGGCCCGCCGTGGCGGCGCGGGCGAGACGATCCGCACCGCCTTCGCCGACTGCCCGTTCGGGCGGCTGCTGGTCGGGGCCACGGACCGCGGCGTGTGTTTCCTGGGATTCGCCGAGCCGGACGAGGCGCTGATGGGCGACCTGCGCCGGCGCTTCCCGCGGGCGCGGGTGGTGGCCGACGACGCGGGGCTGGCGACCACCCTGCGGGCGGTGCTGGACTTCCTGGACGAGCCGCGGGCGGCCCTCGACCTGCCGCTCGACCTGCGTGGCACCGCCTTCCAGGTCCGTGTCTGGGAGGCGTTGCGGCGCATTCCGCCCGGGCAGACCCGCAGCTATTCCGAAATCGCCGCGATGGCGGGGGCGCCGGCGGCGGTACGGGCGGTGGCCCGGTCCTGCGCGGTCAATCCGGTGTCGCTGGCCGTGCCCTGCCATCGCGCGATCGGGGCGGATGGGGCGCTGACCGGCTATCGCTGGGGCATTCCGCGCAAGCGGGCCCTGCTGGCCAGGGAACGTGACCTGGCCGGCAAAAGCTGA
- a CDS encoding formate/nitrite transporter family protein codes for MRQAGAHSPHLDEQQQRQAAERAPPGPLVIHEIVREQGEIELARSFAGLAWSGLAAGLSIGFSMVAQAHLQAALPEAPWQRLVAGFGYSIGFLIVILGRQQLFTETTLTALIPALTRPSLGMALGTLRVWGIVLAANLVGTMLFATMAAIPGVFAPDATAAMAALSAETMRHPFWQVVVRAGSAGWLIGLMVWLLPAAGTARPIIIILLTYVIAVCQFPHIIAGSVEAAFGVAAGHAGVGDYLLRFLLPTFLGNAFGGTALAALLNHAPVAGELGEPRAARRVT; via the coding sequence GTGAGACAGGCAGGCGCACACTCCCCGCATCTGGACGAACAGCAGCAACGGCAGGCCGCCGAGCGGGCACCGCCGGGGCCGCTGGTCATCCACGAAATCGTGCGTGAGCAGGGCGAGATCGAGCTCGCCCGCTCCTTTGCCGGGCTGGCCTGGTCGGGACTCGCGGCCGGGCTGTCGATCGGCTTCTCGATGGTGGCCCAGGCCCATCTGCAAGCCGCCCTGCCGGAGGCGCCGTGGCAGCGCCTGGTGGCCGGCTTCGGCTACTCGATCGGTTTCCTGATCGTGATCCTTGGCCGCCAGCAATTATTCACCGAAACCACCCTGACCGCGCTGATTCCCGCCCTGACCCGGCCCAGCCTGGGGATGGCGCTGGGAACGCTGCGGGTCTGGGGCATCGTGCTGGCGGCAAACCTGGTCGGCACGATGCTTTTCGCCACGATGGCGGCGATACCGGGCGTGTTTGCCCCGGACGCCACCGCCGCCATGGCCGCGCTGTCGGCCGAGACCATGCGCCATCCCTTCTGGCAGGTAGTGGTCCGCGCCGGTTCGGCGGGCTGGCTGATCGGGCTGATGGTCTGGCTGCTGCCGGCGGCCGGCACGGCGCGCCCGATCATCATCATCCTGCTCACGTATGTCATTGCCGTCTGCCAGTTTCCCCATATCATCGCGGGCTCGGTGGAGGCCGCCTTCGGTGTGGCCGCGGGCCATGCCGGCGTGGGCGACTATCTGCTGCGTTTCCTGTTGCCCACCTTTCTCGGCAATGCCTTCGGCGGCACCGCCCTGGCGGCCTTGTTGAACCACGCGCCCGTCGCGGGCGAGCTGGGGGAGCCCCGCGCCGCCCGACGGGTGACGTGA
- the pyk gene encoding pyruvate kinase, which translates to MPPRVKLRRRRRTKIIATLGPASSTQEVMSRLFQAGADVFRLNFSHGSHEDHAARIAIIRELEQQFDRPIGILADVQGPKLRVGRFGGGRVQLQTGQGFQLDLNPTPGDVTRVNLPHPEIIQAAAIGTTLLLDDGKLRLRVVRKRDDMLETEVTVGGPLSDRKGVNVPDVVLPIPALTAKDREDIAFALQHGVDFIGLSFVQRPEDVAEARAIAAGRAWIMTKMEKPQALENLDEILRLSDAVMVARGDLGVELPPEEVPLAQKRIVRAARQAGKPVVVATQMLESMITAPAPTRAEASDVATAVFDGADAVMLSAETAAGQFPYEAVNIMDRIVARVEQDPGWRAIIEASRPAPENSTADAIAAAARQVAGTIGAVAICAFTASGSTALRAARERPDAPVVSLTPSEATARRLALVCGVHAVVSPQTHGMTETVERASRIALTEGFAARGEEVVVIAGIPFGQPGTTNALRVTQAG; encoded by the coding sequence ATGCCCCCCCGCGTCAAGCTCCGGCGCCGCCGTCGCACCAAGATCATCGCCACCCTCGGACCGGCCAGTTCCACCCAGGAGGTGATGTCCCGCCTGTTCCAGGCCGGCGCCGACGTGTTCCGCCTCAATTTCTCGCATGGCAGCCACGAGGACCATGCCGCCCGCATCGCCATCATCCGCGAGCTGGAACAGCAGTTCGACCGGCCGATCGGCATCCTCGCCGACGTACAGGGGCCGAAGCTGCGGGTCGGACGGTTCGGCGGCGGGCGCGTGCAATTGCAGACCGGGCAGGGATTCCAACTCGACCTCAACCCGACTCCGGGCGACGTCACCCGCGTCAACCTGCCGCATCCGGAAATCATCCAGGCCGCCGCCATCGGCACCACGCTGCTGCTCGATGACGGCAAGCTGCGCCTGCGCGTGGTGCGCAAGCGCGACGACATGCTGGAAACCGAGGTAACCGTCGGCGGCCCGCTCTCCGACCGCAAGGGGGTCAACGTCCCCGACGTGGTGCTGCCGATTCCGGCCCTGACCGCCAAGGACCGCGAGGACATCGCTTTCGCGCTGCAGCACGGCGTCGACTTCATCGGCCTGTCCTTCGTGCAGCGCCCCGAGGACGTCGCCGAGGCCCGCGCGATCGCCGCCGGCCGCGCCTGGATCATGACCAAGATGGAAAAGCCGCAGGCGCTGGAGAATCTCGACGAGATCCTGCGGTTGTCGGACGCGGTCATGGTCGCGCGCGGCGACCTCGGCGTCGAGCTGCCGCCCGAGGAAGTGCCGCTGGCGCAGAAGCGCATCGTCCGCGCGGCGCGGCAGGCCGGCAAGCCGGTGGTGGTGGCGACCCAGATGCTGGAAAGCATGATCACCGCCCCCGCCCCGACCCGCGCCGAGGCCTCCGACGTGGCGACCGCCGTGTTCGACGGGGCGGACGCGGTGATGCTCTCGGCCGAGACCGCGGCCGGGCAGTTCCCCTACGAAGCCGTGAACATCATGGACCGCATCGTCGCCCGGGTGGAGCAGGATCCGGGCTGGCGGGCGATCATCGAAGCGTCGCGGCCGGCGCCGGAGAATTCCACCGCCGACGCCATCGCCGCCGCGGCGCGGCAGGTGGCGGGCACCATCGGGGCCGTGGCCATCTGCGCCTTCACCGCCTCCGGCAGCACCGCGCTGCGCGCCGCCCGCGAACGACCGGATGCGCCGGTGGTCAGCCTCACGCCCTCGGAGGCGACGGCGCGGCGCCTCGCGCTGGTCTGCGGCGTGCATGCGGTGGTGTCGCCGCAGACCCACGGCATGACCGAAACGGTCGAGCGGGCCAGCCGCATCGCCCTGACGGAAGGCTTCGCCGCGCGCGGCGAGGAAGTGGTGGTGATCGCCGGCATCCCGTTCGGCCAGCCGGGCACCACCAACGCGCTGCGGGTCACCCAGGCGGGCTGA
- a CDS encoding DUF2312 domain-containing protein — MARSNAALKDATGEAAGSDNAQWGNVAADRLRSIVERIERLEEERKALAGDIKDIYAEAKSAGFDVKVLRQLIRIRKQEPAEVEEAETLLDVYRRALGM; from the coding sequence ATGGCCCGCAGCAACGCCGCCCTGAAGGATGCCACCGGCGAGGCCGCCGGTTCGGACAATGCCCAGTGGGGCAATGTCGCCGCCGACCGGCTGCGCAGCATCGTCGAGCGAATCGAGCGACTCGAGGAGGAGCGCAAGGCCCTCGCCGGCGACATCAAGGACATCTATGCCGAGGCCAAGAGCGCTGGCTTCGACGTGAAGGTGTTGCGTCAGTTGATTCGCATCCGCAAGCAGGAGCCTGCCGAGGTCGAGGAAGCGGAGACGCTGCTCGACGTCTATCGTCGCGCCCTCGGAATGTAA
- a CDS encoding phosphatase PAP2 family protein, whose amino-acid sequence MLFLTNFADQAVVLPLTFAVALALVAAGWRRGALAWVTAILVTLAVILVGKLVVHACAGTLLSVSGLRSPSGHTASAAIAYGGLLALLAPQAWRPRLLAVLAAIVAAAVIGGTRLALGVHTRADVLVGAVVGIAGVMMLSRLAGERPPGVRLALPLAAAVGVVLLFHGEHLHAEGRIWHLSHLVWPLTVCLPPG is encoded by the coding sequence ATGCTGTTCCTGACCAACTTCGCTGATCAGGCAGTGGTGCTGCCACTGACCTTTGCTGTCGCGCTTGCGCTCGTGGCCGCCGGATGGCGTCGCGGCGCCCTGGCCTGGGTCACGGCCATCCTCGTCACCCTGGCGGTTATCCTGGTGGGCAAGCTGGTTGTCCATGCCTGTGCCGGCACCCTGCTGTCCGTGAGTGGGTTGCGCAGTCCCAGCGGCCACACGGCGTCCGCGGCCATCGCCTATGGCGGGCTGCTGGCGCTGCTGGCGCCGCAAGCCTGGCGTCCGCGCCTGCTGGCCGTGCTGGCGGCGATCGTGGCCGCGGCCGTGATCGGGGGGACCCGGCTGGCGCTTGGTGTCCACACCAGGGCGGACGTGCTCGTCGGGGCGGTGGTTGGCATCGCCGGCGTGATGATGCTGTCCCGTCTGGCCGGCGAGCGCCCGCCGGGGGTCAGGCTGGCTCTGCCGCTGGCCGCGGCGGTGGGCGTGGTGCTGCTGTTCCATGGGGAGCACCTGCATGCCGAGGGCCGCATCTGGCATCTCTCGCACCTGGTCTGGCCGCTGACGGTCTGTCTGCCGCCAGGGTAA
- a CDS encoding NAD-dependent epimerase/dehydratase family protein: MSPAVPPGRLLHRILVTGAGGFVATHLVPQLRAAFPTAELTLCGGAPGMTPLDVTDAAAVEALVARLRPDACVHLAAISAVPAARQHPAQAWQVNLHGTLALAGAVLRHTPDCTFLYASSADIYGRSFRAGTPLNETAVPAPTNVYGASKAAADLALGAMAAEGLRVVRLRPFNHTGPGQSAAFVVPAFARQVMRIAAGMQAPVLQVGALDPFRDFLDVRDVCAAYVACLERRDSLEPGLILNIAAGAPRRVGDVLADLLHLAEVEARPETGAALLRPADIPVACGDPRLARRVLGWAPVIPWERTLRDVLADWRLRVQDELVPG, from the coding sequence ATGTCGCCGGCCGTGCCCCCCGGACGCCTGCTGCACCGCATCCTGGTGACCGGGGCGGGCGGATTCGTCGCCACCCATCTCGTGCCGCAACTGCGCGCCGCCTTCCCTACCGCCGAGCTGACGCTCTGCGGCGGCGCGCCGGGCATGACGCCGCTCGATGTCACCGATGCCGCGGCGGTGGAAGCGCTGGTGGCGCGGCTGCGTCCCGACGCCTGCGTCCATCTCGCGGCCATCTCGGCGGTCCCGGCGGCGCGGCAGCATCCTGCCCAGGCCTGGCAGGTCAACCTGCACGGCACGCTGGCCCTGGCCGGCGCGGTGCTGCGGCACACGCCGGATTGCACCTTCCTGTATGCGTCATCGGCCGATATCTATGGCCGGTCGTTCCGGGCGGGGACACCGCTCAACGAAACCGCCGTGCCCGCCCCCACCAATGTCTACGGCGCCAGCAAGGCAGCGGCGGACCTTGCCCTCGGCGCGATGGCCGCGGAGGGGCTGCGGGTGGTGCGGCTGCGGCCGTTCAACCATACCGGTCCCGGCCAGTCCGCCGCCTTCGTCGTGCCCGCCTTCGCCCGGCAGGTGATGCGCATCGCCGCCGGAATGCAGGCGCCAGTGCTGCAGGTGGGCGCGCTTGATCCGTTCCGCGACTTCCTCGACGTGCGCGACGTCTGCGCCGCCTACGTCGCCTGCCTGGAGCGGCGCGACTCGCTGGAGCCCGGCCTGATCCTGAACATCGCCGCCGGCGCGCCGCGCCGGGTCGGCGACGTGCTCGCGGACCTGCTGCACCTCGCCGAGGTCGAGGCCCGGCCGGAAACCGGGGCGGCCTTGCTGCGCCCGGCCGATATCCCCGTGGCCTGCGGCGATCCGCGCCTGGCGCGCCGGGTGCTGGGCTGGGCGCCGGTAATCCCGTGGGAACGGACGCTGCGCGACGTCCTGGCCGACTGGCGCCTGCGCGTGCAGGACGAACTCGTTCCCGGCTGA
- the gmd gene encoding GDP-mannose 4,6-dehydratase — protein MPTALITGITGQDGAYLAKLLLDHGYAVHGLLRRSASADVIGERLRWLGVLDQVTLHDGDLIDLSSAIRIIQTVRPDEVYNLGAQSFVHASWQQPLLTGTVTGLGAATMLEAVRLERPQARFYQASSSEMFGKIQQQRQNEQTPFYPRSPYAAAKLYAHWMTVNYRESFGLHASSGILFNHESPLRGIEFVTRKITDGVARIKLGLARELKLGNLEAMRDWGHARDYVRAMWLMLQQDRPDDYVIATGRTTRIADFCAMAFGHVGLDWREFVHTDPALLRPAEVDILLGDPTKARERLGWTATTSLEEMVAEMVEADLARYRARATVVLPTEASLRAATP, from the coding sequence ATGCCCACCGCTCTCATTACCGGAATTACCGGCCAGGACGGCGCCTATCTGGCGAAACTGCTGCTCGACCACGGCTATGCCGTGCACGGGCTGCTGCGCCGCTCCGCCTCGGCCGACGTGATCGGCGAAAGATTGCGCTGGCTTGGCGTGCTCGACCAGGTGACGCTGCATGACGGCGACCTGATCGACCTCTCCAGCGCGATCCGCATCATCCAGACGGTCAGGCCCGACGAGGTCTACAACCTCGGCGCCCAGAGCTTCGTGCACGCCTCCTGGCAGCAGCCGCTGCTGACCGGGACAGTCACCGGGCTCGGCGCGGCGACGATGCTGGAAGCGGTGCGGCTGGAACGGCCGCAGGCCCGCTTCTACCAGGCGTCATCCTCGGAGATGTTCGGCAAGATCCAGCAGCAGCGGCAGAACGAACAGACCCCGTTCTATCCCCGCAGCCCCTATGCCGCGGCCAAGCTCTACGCGCACTGGATGACGGTGAACTATCGCGAGAGCTTCGGGCTGCACGCCTCCTCGGGCATCCTGTTCAACCACGAGAGCCCGCTGCGCGGCATCGAATTCGTTACCCGCAAGATCACCGATGGGGTGGCGCGCATCAAGCTGGGGCTGGCGCGCGAGCTGAAGCTCGGCAACCTGGAAGCGATGCGTGACTGGGGCCATGCGCGCGACTATGTTCGGGCGATGTGGCTGATGTTGCAGCAGGACCGTCCTGACGACTACGTGATCGCGACCGGACGCACCACCCGGATCGCAGATTTCTGCGCGATGGCGTTCGGCCATGTCGGGCTGGACTGGCGGGAGTTCGTCCACACCGACCCGGCGCTGCTGCGCCCGGCGGAAGTGGACATCCTGCTGGGCGACCCGACCAAGGCCAGGGAACGGCTCGGCTGGACGGCCACGACCTCGCTCGAGGAGATGGTGGCCGAAATGGTGGAAGCCGATCTTGCCCGTTACCGGGCCCGCGCGACCGTGGTGCTGCCCACCGAGGCCAGCCTGCGCGCGGCGACACCCTGA
- a CDS encoding acetate/propionate family kinase: protein MTDQALHAGPMVSDGHPRGCIVVLNAGSSSIKFAIHAAEADGVARFRGQVQGIGSRPHLGIRDQAGRTVQEREWPAQGFDHHAATGEILRLLPDLVEGARVLGVGHRVVHGGTEYATPVRVDATVLADLARLVPLAPLHQPHALVPMHAIAEKAATLSQVACFDTAFHRSQPLVVQRYALPRRFHDEGLRRYGFHGLSYEFIVSRLREVAPQSAAGRVVICHLGSGSSLCAVQDGRSVATTMGFTTLEGLAMGTRCGTLDPGVLLYLMDTHGMDARAIEDLLYRQSGLLGVSGISSDLRRLRASSAPEAAEAIALFVHRIVREVASMAAAMGGIDAMVFTGGIGENDAAIRAEVAHGCAWLGLAIDAARNAQGTGRISAAGSRIDAWVLPTDEERMIARHTAALLGLRAPPG, encoded by the coding sequence GTGACCGACCAAGCCCTTCATGCCGGCCCGATGGTGTCCGATGGTCATCCGCGCGGCTGCATCGTCGTTCTCAATGCCGGTTCCTCCTCCATCAAGTTCGCGATCCACGCGGCGGAAGCGGATGGCGTTGCCCGCTTCCGCGGGCAGGTCCAGGGCATCGGGTCGCGGCCACATCTGGGCATCCGCGACCAGGCCGGCCGCACGGTGCAGGAGCGGGAATGGCCGGCGCAAGGCTTCGACCACCACGCCGCGACCGGGGAGATCCTGCGCCTGCTGCCGGACCTGGTAGAGGGCGCGCGGGTGCTGGGGGTAGGACACCGGGTGGTGCATGGCGGCACCGAGTACGCGACCCCGGTGCGGGTGGACGCGACGGTGCTGGCGGACCTGGCGCGGCTCGTGCCGCTGGCGCCGCTGCACCAGCCGCATGCCCTGGTGCCGATGCATGCGATCGCGGAGAAAGCCGCCACTCTGTCGCAGGTCGCCTGCTTCGATACCGCCTTCCATCGCAGCCAGCCCCTGGTGGTGCAGCGCTACGCCTTGCCGCGTCGCTTCCATGACGAGGGCCTGCGCCGCTACGGCTTCCACGGCCTGTCCTACGAGTTCATCGTCTCCCGCCTGCGCGAGGTGGCGCCGCAGAGCGCCGCGGGACGCGTGGTGATCTGCCATCTCGGCAGCGGCTCCAGCCTGTGCGCGGTGCAGGACGGGCGCAGCGTTGCCACCACCATGGGCTTCACCACCCTGGAGGGGCTGGCGATGGGCACGCGCTGCGGCACGCTCGATCCGGGCGTGCTGCTCTACCTGATGGATACGCACGGCATGGATGCGCGTGCCATCGAGGACCTGCTGTACCGGCAATCGGGACTGCTCGGCGTGTCCGGGATTTCCTCCGACCTGCGCCGGTTGCGCGCTTCCTCCGCGCCGGAGGCGGCCGAGGCGATCGCACTGTTCGTGCACCGGATCGTCCGGGAGGTCGCCTCGATGGCCGCGGCGATGGGCGGTATCGACGCCATGGTGTTCACCGGTGGCATCGGCGAGAACGACGCCGCCATTCGCGCCGAGGTGGCACATGGCTGCGCCTGGCTCGGCCTGGCCATCGATGCTGCCCGCAACGCACAGGGCACGGGCCGGATCAGCGCGGCGGGATCGCGCATCGATGCCTGGGTGCTGCCCACCGACGAGGAACGCATGATCGCGCGCCACACCGCCGCGTTGCTCGGGTTGCGCGCGCCGCCTGGCTGA